The following nucleotide sequence is from Cydia pomonella isolate Wapato2018A chromosome 6, ilCydPomo1, whole genome shotgun sequence.
ATGCAGTAACTAAAACGAAACTCATTcaattatatacctaattaaaatacgaTAAGGTACACTATTGAATGCATTTCTGCTAACTATGGCCGAGCACccaatttaatttcattgagATCATACTTACTGTTATATCGACATTGATGATGTCACCATCCTGTAATGGTCTCAGGTCGGGTATGCCATGTACCGCTACATTGTTCACAGACGTGCATACGCTTTTTGGAAACCCTTTATAATGCAGTGGGGATGGATATGCTCCAGCTTCCACTGTTAACTTGTGTACCAATCCATCAATTTCGTCAGTAGTTATTCCTGGCTGAAAGTTTATAGTAAATTTAGTCAACGCATTCACTGCCTGCGCGAGCTACGCGCCACGTTCGTAGGCCATAGTGTGGGTTTTTCgctttgtagcgaaaagcgccgAAGAACAGACCCTGCCCAGCGAGTTGCTGGCAGtcaatgtttaaaataattgaacATTCAGAACTGAGCATGTGTCTAGTGAATATTGTTCATTAACATTATTGGTATAGGTGTATACATAgtggaaaaataataattacactaaAAAGCAGTGGCGGAGGCATTTATCATAATACATATTAGATAAGCTGACTACTTTGGCTTGCTTTATATACCCTTAGATGTACTATAGAAAATTATTTCACTGTAGGTAAGTTGGTAAGAATCAATACCCTATTAATGCGTTTTAAACTGCTAAAAATAAAGTGGGGCTAAAGGAAATGGTCCCACGGAATAGAATGTTAGCTTTTAATTAACctataagtaggtaaaaaaagtattagtgaaaatgtttgaaattaataatattatattaggtttGTATTTGTAGACACTCTTTTTTTCTAAAGCTAAGAAGTTTTATTTTCCacttgaaatttaattttcagTGTCTAGTAATTTCAACCACATGCTAATAATAGgctttacttaagtttttttacctataccagGAGTTCCCAATCTTTTTGAGTCTGCGGTGCACTTGCAAGTTTAAAATTGAATAGGTACATGGTGAGGAGGATTACCTCATGGTGCCCCACTTCACTGTCTATGGCACACAGTTTGGGAACCCCTGACCTATACATTTACACAAGtaattttacacatttatacaagTAATTTTAGACTAACATAGATATTCTTCTGAACATGAGATAATATATTAGCAGCCAATTTGCAACTTCTCCTCATTCCCCGTAATTGATTGACATCTTTAACTTCCGCTTGGTCTGGTAACACCATTGGCTGTTTCTGTAACACATACTCTGGCTTCTCAATATGGTCTGGGACTGTTCTGCTTGGAGTTGTCTCAACAGGATATACCTTTTCATATACTCCGAATCTTAATCTGAAATTATTTgttgattttaatttaacaattataacattGTGTTGGACATCCTTTGTGACACCAGAATAGGTCTCAAGAGATCTGAACCGTGCAGAGTGGAGAGCCTTGGTGCACAAATTAGTGACCTTAGGTGGTCACAAGGAAAAAAATTAGAAAGAAGAATAATTGTAAGTAATTATGTACTTtatagaattattttataaatgtaactaATGCCTTTAAACACGCAATTGTTGTtattctatttatatatttcggggatctcatATACaactaacgatttcgatgaaatttgctatataagggttttcgggggcaaagaatcgatctagctaggccTTACCTCAGGAAaatgcgcatttttgagtttttatttgtgtttcaaGCAAAGTTTGGTCATCCAGATATTTATTCAATAACACATAATTGTGTGATCATATTTTCTTGAAAATTGGCGAGTTATATACTCAGAAATAAGAGTACTTTTgatgtaaatgtaaaaatgttataaagTTATGAAACATAACAGTGATAaaagaaaaaacacaaaataacaaCAACATGCAAACTAACAGTGCTATAAGTCAAATTAATTGTTAGTCAATATACTTACAAAAGCTGCTTTTGGAGTCTTGGATTAAGTGCTTTAGGTACTCGCATTGTTGTGTTGTGGCGGCTTTAGACCCACGTCTGTCTTCCTTTTTCTAAACTAATACTAACTAAAACAAGCTTTTCTACAGAATAAACAGCTGTTTAAGGTCTAAACTAAATCAAACAAAATGTGCAATGAAATCCTTTCCCTGATTTAGCGAGGGATAAATATTACGCCACTCCAAAATCGCTTACACATTGGTCTTCCAGAATTGGCTCAGAGAACCAATTATTTTTCGGGGTAATTCCATGCTTTTACTttcaaatcaattcaaaataaGAGTGACTTTTATTCATAAAGATGTAATTAAGGTattattaacaaagataaatacaaaattcaattatgcaattcaaatcTAGTTCCCCTTTGGTGACATTTCCGTGACGATGACAACATTGACAACACAACACCgcttatattgtatgtctatgaaCACCGCCGATCGATCAGCTGTTAACATCCATTTGAGTCATTTTTAAAAACTTCTTTTTGCTGCGCCCTATCAGGGTCCACGTACTGTACACCTAGCATTAAGTTGTATGTGTTTTGTActtggttgcaaataaataaattgaaattgaaattgaatgtCATAAAAAACTTCCCTTTTGTGTACATACTGCTTTAT
It contains:
- the LOC133519135 gene encoding methionine aminopeptidase 1D, mitochondrial isoform X2 yields the protein MRVPKALNPRLQKQLLLRFGVYEKVYPVETTPSRTVPDHIEKPEYVLQKQPMVLPDQAEVKDVNQLRGMRRSCKLAANILSHVQKNIYPGITTDEIDGLVHKLTVEAGAYPSPLHYKGFPKSVCTSVNNVAVHGIPDLRPLQDGDIINVDITVFFKGFHGDCSNTFPVGKVDDRGLELISITEECLNIAIKTCGPEVPFSEIGASIFRHSKRNGLTVLPAFIGHGIGQYFHGPPDIYHTLNRYPGQMRPGMTFTIEPVLSHGSKHTLILPDGWTVVTEDGARSAQAEHTVLVTEDGAEILTK
- the LOC133519135 gene encoding methionine aminopeptidase 1D, mitochondrial isoform X1; this translates as MELPRKIIGSLSQFWKTNVLRFGVYEKVYPVETTPSRTVPDHIEKPEYVLQKQPMVLPDQAEVKDVNQLRGMRRSCKLAANILSHVQKNIYPGITTDEIDGLVHKLTVEAGAYPSPLHYKGFPKSVCTSVNNVAVHGIPDLRPLQDGDIINVDITVFFKGFHGDCSNTFPVGKVDDRGLELISITEECLNIAIKTCGPEVPFSEIGASIFRHSKRNGLTVLPAFIGHGIGQYFHGPPDIYHTLNRYPGQMRPGMTFTIEPVLSHGSKHTLILPDGWTVVTEDGARSAQAEHTVLVTEDGAEILTK